In Helicoverpa zea isolate HzStark_Cry1AcR chromosome 3, ilHelZeax1.1, whole genome shotgun sequence, the following proteins share a genomic window:
- the LOC124646086 gene encoding tubulin glycylase 3A-like isoform X2 has product MAVTMELEESASDSKLHRDSTGKRELRPSSAVSFSKSEHGPESSSSSEQLKQYKSWVSSERWNELKKIADSAMRDHKVFMIKGGGFPAVRRALLERGWIEKYESHKVRHPPTNVDPKKLHGKELSKVERMILYKFMEHHSVDFLWTTKRDKYDWLLSNKDVIISRFCRSIFTTKEGLTTSLTQMHWHTEPGVALTKFPRCYNIHNSDSLEEFIDDFRITACISVLKWLSNALQASNEQDLVTANGKVPFTAIEFAISRLNEYIVFLTHKDIDDTEDQAHVWEHEWDQFLTHHYLLVHEKAKFMEDKSFNIRQLERKGLKILATMTKYWPQIDIDGVLNIWIVKPGNKCRGRGIQLMNNIKDIIGLINIPAQKTRYVVQKYIENPLVIYNTKFDIRQWFLITNCQPLTIWVYKDSYLRFSSQIFSLSNYHESVHLTNNAVQTKYKNVSERDKALPDENMWDCHTFKAYLRQIGKYELWEEKIYPGIKQCLIGAMLASQESMDKRQNSFELYGADFMLTEDFTPWLIEINSSPDLAPTTSVTARLCPQCLEDVIKVVLDRRYNLEADTGTFELAYKQTIPKAPAYLGLSLCINGKRVVRKLKERKHEPKIIVNPSPLRVPSGDAIIADQDQPVPAEYSGPIITDFLTWLNPYDALPTNRDGIVLGPKESLTDPSRKTRKKYGL; this is encoded by the exons ATGGCTGTAACGATGGAGCTTGAGGAGAGCGCGTCAGACTCGAAGTTACATCGAGATAGCACGGGGAAGAGGGAGCTGCGGCCGTCGAGTGCTGTCTCGTTCTCCAAATCCGAACATGGCCCAG AATCTTCTTCATCGAGCGAACAATTAAAGCAATACAAAAGTTGGGTGAGCAGCGAACGATGGAATGAGCTGAAAAAGATCGCTGATAGCGCCATGAGGGATCATAAAGTGTTTATGATAAAAGGAGGAGGATTTCCAGCGGTGCGCCGAGCACTCCTCGAGAGAGGGTGGATTGAGAAATATGAGTCCCATAAG GTCCGCCATCCTCCAACGAACGTGGATCCCAAAAAATTGCATGGCAAAGAACTCTCCAAAGTTGAAAgaatgattttatataaattcatgGAACACCATTCTGTGGACTTTCTCTGGACTACCAAGAGAGACAAGTATGATTGGTTGCTTAGTAACAAGGATGTCATAATAAGCAG GTTTTGCAGATCGATTTTCACAACAAAAGAAGGCCTAACTACATCTTTGACACAAATGCACTGGCACACCGAACCGGGAGTGGCGTTAACTAAGTTCCCACGCTGTTACAACATCCACAACTCCGACAGCCTCGAGGAATTTATCGACGATTTTAGAATAACAGCCTGCATCAGTGTCCTTAAATGGCTATCAAATGCATTACAAGCGAGCAACGAGCAAGATCTAGTTACGGCTAACGGAAAAGTTCCATTCACTGCAATAGAATTTGCCATCAGTAGATTGAACGAGTATATCGTGTTCCTCACTCATAAGGACATCGATGATACAGAAGACCAAGCGCATGTCTGGGAACATGAATGGGATCAGTTCTTGACGCACCACTATCTCTTGGTCCACGAGAAAGCCAAGTTTATGGAAGACAAAAGTTTCAACATTCG GCAATTGGAAAGGAAGGGTTTGAAGATTTTAGCTACAATGACGAAGTACTGGCCTCAAATAGACATCGATGGCGTACTAAACATATGGATCGTGAAGCCTGGAAACAAGTGCCGCGGCCGGGGCATTCAGCTCATGAATAACATCAAAGACATAATAGGCCTTATAAACATACCCGCTCAGAAAACTAGATACGTCGTACAGAAATATATTG AAAATCCTCTCGTGATCTACAACACTAAATTCGATATACGCCAGTGGTTTCTTATTACGAATTGTCAGCCATTAACCATTTGGGTGTACAA gGACAGTTACCTAAGATTTAGCTCACAAATATTCAGTTTGTCGAACTACCACGAGTCCGTACATCTCACGAACAATGCCGTGCAGACGAAATATAAGAACGTGAGTGAGCGCGACAAAGCTTTACCAGATGAGAACATGTGGGACTGTCATACTTTTAAAGCCTATCTCAG ACAGATAGGAAAATATGAACTCTGGGAGGAGAAAATATATCCTGGGATTAAACAATGCTTGATTGGCGCCATGTTAGCATCCCAGGAGAGCATGGATAAAAGACAAAATAGCTTCGAACTATATGGAGCTGATTTTATGCTGACTGAAGATTTCACACCATGGCTTATTGAGATCAACTCTAGTCCAGATCTAGCGCCCACTACATCAGTTACTGCTCGATTATGTCCTCAATGTCTAGAGGACGTTATAAAAG TTGTTCTGGACCGGCGCTACAATCTGGAAGCAGACACTGGAACTTTTGAATTAGCTTACAAACAAACCATACCAAAGGCTCCGGCGTATCTGGGTTTATCCTTGTGTATTAACGGCAAGCGGGTTGTAAGGAAGTTGAAAGAGCGTAAACATGAGCCAAAAATTATAGTTAATCCATCACCACTCCGCGTACCCTCTGGAGACGCTATCATCGCAGATCAAGACCAGCCGGTCCCAGCTGAGTACAGCGGTCCAATCATAACAGACTTCCTCACTTGGTTGAACCCGTACGACGCTTTACCGACAAATAGAGACGGAATTGTATTAGGGCCCAAAGAATCCCTCACG GACCCATCGAGGAAGACGAGAAAGAAATACGGACTGTAA
- the LOC124646086 gene encoding tubulin glycylase 3A-like isoform X1, with protein sequence MAVTMELEESASDSKLHRDSTGKRELRPSSAVSFSKSEHGPESSSSSEQLKQYKSWVSSERWNELKKIADSAMRDHKVFMIKGGGFPAVRRALLERGWIEKYESHKVRHPPTNVDPKKLHGKELSKVERMILYKFMEHHSVDFLWTTKRDKYDWLLSNKDVIISRFCRSIFTTKEGLTTSLTQMHWHTEPGVALTKFPRCYNIHNSDSLEEFIDDFRITACISVLKWLSNALQASNEQDLVTANGKVPFTAIEFAISRLNEYIVFLTHKDIDDTEDQAHVWEHEWDQFLTHHYLLVHEKAKFMEDKSFNIRQLERKGLKILATMTKYWPQIDIDGVLNIWIVKPGNKCRGRGIQLMNNIKDIIGLINIPAQKTRYVVQKYIENPLVIYNTKFDIRQWFLITNCQPLTIWVYKDSYLRFSSQIFSLSNYHESVHLTNNAVQTKYKNVSERDKALPDENMWDCHTFKAYLRQIGKYELWEEKIYPGIKQCLIGAMLASQESMDKRQNSFELYGADFMLTEDFTPWLIEINSSPDLAPTTSVTARLCPQCLEDVIKVVLDRRYNLEADTGTFELAYKQTIPKAPAYLGLSLCINGKRVVRKLKERKHEPKIIVNPSPLRVPSGDAIIADQDQPVPAEYSGPIITDFLTWLNPYDALPTNRDGIVLGPKESLTVRQAITVVKSSISLKSGPKKRKSSLSFRTHRGRRERNTDCKRRIVPHSCCRPDEGQFANQTGKYRTESASKAEKTKVDRSVGNKRCYIDPIEWERETASILRSTISVQNKVVSRPEPTGPARTAKSSQVVSSNRKSLDPINRRKSLDDSNPIKNLSAIGTSICKLQGDDRNKNKSISFSKSCTSIYAPYRVVASPLNDESSNSFLKRKK encoded by the exons ATGGCTGTAACGATGGAGCTTGAGGAGAGCGCGTCAGACTCGAAGTTACATCGAGATAGCACGGGGAAGAGGGAGCTGCGGCCGTCGAGTGCTGTCTCGTTCTCCAAATCCGAACATGGCCCAG AATCTTCTTCATCGAGCGAACAATTAAAGCAATACAAAAGTTGGGTGAGCAGCGAACGATGGAATGAGCTGAAAAAGATCGCTGATAGCGCCATGAGGGATCATAAAGTGTTTATGATAAAAGGAGGAGGATTTCCAGCGGTGCGCCGAGCACTCCTCGAGAGAGGGTGGATTGAGAAATATGAGTCCCATAAG GTCCGCCATCCTCCAACGAACGTGGATCCCAAAAAATTGCATGGCAAAGAACTCTCCAAAGTTGAAAgaatgattttatataaattcatgGAACACCATTCTGTGGACTTTCTCTGGACTACCAAGAGAGACAAGTATGATTGGTTGCTTAGTAACAAGGATGTCATAATAAGCAG GTTTTGCAGATCGATTTTCACAACAAAAGAAGGCCTAACTACATCTTTGACACAAATGCACTGGCACACCGAACCGGGAGTGGCGTTAACTAAGTTCCCACGCTGTTACAACATCCACAACTCCGACAGCCTCGAGGAATTTATCGACGATTTTAGAATAACAGCCTGCATCAGTGTCCTTAAATGGCTATCAAATGCATTACAAGCGAGCAACGAGCAAGATCTAGTTACGGCTAACGGAAAAGTTCCATTCACTGCAATAGAATTTGCCATCAGTAGATTGAACGAGTATATCGTGTTCCTCACTCATAAGGACATCGATGATACAGAAGACCAAGCGCATGTCTGGGAACATGAATGGGATCAGTTCTTGACGCACCACTATCTCTTGGTCCACGAGAAAGCCAAGTTTATGGAAGACAAAAGTTTCAACATTCG GCAATTGGAAAGGAAGGGTTTGAAGATTTTAGCTACAATGACGAAGTACTGGCCTCAAATAGACATCGATGGCGTACTAAACATATGGATCGTGAAGCCTGGAAACAAGTGCCGCGGCCGGGGCATTCAGCTCATGAATAACATCAAAGACATAATAGGCCTTATAAACATACCCGCTCAGAAAACTAGATACGTCGTACAGAAATATATTG AAAATCCTCTCGTGATCTACAACACTAAATTCGATATACGCCAGTGGTTTCTTATTACGAATTGTCAGCCATTAACCATTTGGGTGTACAA gGACAGTTACCTAAGATTTAGCTCACAAATATTCAGTTTGTCGAACTACCACGAGTCCGTACATCTCACGAACAATGCCGTGCAGACGAAATATAAGAACGTGAGTGAGCGCGACAAAGCTTTACCAGATGAGAACATGTGGGACTGTCATACTTTTAAAGCCTATCTCAG ACAGATAGGAAAATATGAACTCTGGGAGGAGAAAATATATCCTGGGATTAAACAATGCTTGATTGGCGCCATGTTAGCATCCCAGGAGAGCATGGATAAAAGACAAAATAGCTTCGAACTATATGGAGCTGATTTTATGCTGACTGAAGATTTCACACCATGGCTTATTGAGATCAACTCTAGTCCAGATCTAGCGCCCACTACATCAGTTACTGCTCGATTATGTCCTCAATGTCTAGAGGACGTTATAAAAG TTGTTCTGGACCGGCGCTACAATCTGGAAGCAGACACTGGAACTTTTGAATTAGCTTACAAACAAACCATACCAAAGGCTCCGGCGTATCTGGGTTTATCCTTGTGTATTAACGGCAAGCGGGTTGTAAGGAAGTTGAAAGAGCGTAAACATGAGCCAAAAATTATAGTTAATCCATCACCACTCCGCGTACCCTCTGGAGACGCTATCATCGCAGATCAAGACCAGCCGGTCCCAGCTGAGTACAGCGGTCCAATCATAACAGACTTCCTCACTTGGTTGAACCCGTACGACGCTTTACCGACAAATAGAGACGGAATTGTATTAGGGCCCAAAGAATCCCTCACGGTACGCCAGGCTATTACTGTTGTCAAATCCAGCATCTCGCTAAAGAGCGGACCGAAAAAGCGTAAATCGTCACTTTCTTTTAGGACCCATCGAGGAAGACGAGAAAGAAATACGGACTGTAAACGACGAATCGTGCCTCATTCGTGCTGTCGACCAGATGAAGGTCAATTCGCTAATCAGACTGGTAAATACCGGACTGAATCAGCGAGCAAAGCCGAGAAGACCAAGGTTGACAGGTCGGTCGGTAATAAACGCTGTTATATAGATCCTATTGAGTGGGAACGGGAAACTGCTAGTATTCTCCGGTCCACAATATCAGTACAGAATAAAGTAGTTAGCAGACCCGAACCTACCGGACCAGCGCGCACCGCTAAATCCAGCCAAGTAGTTAGTTCAAATCGAAAATCGCTAGATCCTATTAACCGTCGAAAAAGCCTGGATGATTCCAATCCAATTAAAAATCTTAGCGCGATAGGCACAAGTATCTGTAAATTACAGGGTGATGACAGGAACAAAAACAAATCTATATCATTCTCAAAGAGTTGCACCTCGATATATGCACCTTACAGGGTAGTTGCTTCGCCCCTAAATGACGAATCTTCTAACTCTTTcttgaaaagaaagaaatag
- the LOC124646087 gene encoding tubulin glycylase 3A-like, whose protein sequence is MPGRKKKIIKRKKKATETKSKKDLSPVKHGRKSRASGIFKKSPPITSDDIDKGDDIKPIKPIKSPVKFAIDNMLKIDLTKKKKTMEYRSTNRPEGLSPKEKSYLICSCQAKSNRYKTLKNQAAEAIRNSKIFSVYGSCNAVRAALLERGWVEKLPANKMNLSKIKNGSFSNKPAEIHNELERLLLSNFVEKYPPNFIWRTREELRDTVIDMTKEYPTIVNKLKTDAMWTSKQGLCSSMKRNYWFYIEDVAEVIGPRSYNTCDPGDIEGFVKDYKITACTSLLKWVLSMEANERPVFMETGKISLNVVLFALSRCKEYLYRKENKDIDKSVSSVSPGQWNAFLKKYYRIIAKDDVFQLDTENKLPLYMAYAKFLLKEMHKYRPQLSCEGCHNIWIIKPAHNSRGRGIRMASRLAVITNLLNKANAKYVIQKYIEEPLLIHETKFDIRQYCLVTSTYPLVVWMYKDCYLKFSSQKYNLRSYHESIHLTNNAVQRKYTNCAGRHEELPHANMWDSDKYKDYLNRIDKGKVWDKIIYPGMKKSIIGIMLSCQDSLSVCKNRFELYGCDFILDKEYKPWLIEINSCPDLNHTTPVTAKICPAVLTDIVKVVIDRAKNPSAPTGKFECIYRQPMTIPRYGGALDLYVRGCSLPSDYFYKGNIDLRENYDDDVDIDKGHNIETILDKIKQAYDTDTIMIEPEDDSHACVKKEQETTTHHSRSDYELNVAATVVTEQLEELMDRIVSKHSSNMKTRQEALCATGSIKSFASAHMVKSVTDFKAMITKSMNRFVSFENVQHHEAFDFSQLDDEPVDNESAYEEDSPKKIINDYKQLDVLRLFGQTSKESAQSTSPSTEIMLEATTKLINFISKKEREYFMEHSIVHT, encoded by the exons ATGCCGGGccgaaaaaagaaaattataaaacgtAAAAAG AAAGCAACAGAAACTAAATCTAAAAAAGATTTAAGTCCAGTAAAGCATGGACGAAAGAGCCGTGCATCCGGTATTTTTAAGAAAAGTCCACCTATA ACCTCGGATGATATAGACAAGGGTGATGatataaaaccaataaaaccaataaaatcCCCAGTGAAATTTGCCATCGATAACATGTTAAAAATTGATTTGACCAAAAAGAAGAAGACCATGGAATACAGGAGCACAAACCGTCCCGAAGGACTCTCACCGAAGGAAAAAAGTTACCTCATCTGTAGTTGTCAGGCCAAATCTAATCGAtacaaaactttgaaaaatcAAGCTGCAGAAGCCATACGTAACAGTAAAATCTTTTCCGTTTATGGCAGTTGCAATGCTGTACGCGCGGCTCTGCTTGAACGGGGATGGGTAGAAAAACTACCAGCAAACAAAATGAATCtatccaaaataaaaaatggctcTTTTTCCAATAAACCTGCCGAGATACACAACGAATTGGAGAGATTGCTCCTATCCAACTTCGTTGAGAAATACCCTCCTAATTTCATTTGGCGCACAAGAGAAGAACTCCGCGATACCGTCATTGATATGACGAAAGAATATCCCACTATTGTCAACAAGCTTAAGACGGACGCTATGTGGACGTCAAAGCAGGGTCTATGTTCATCAATGAAGAGGAATTACTGGTTTTACATAGAAGACGTCGCAGAAGTTATTGGGCCGCGCAGTTATAACACCTGTGATCCAGGAGATATAGAGGGCTTCGTCAAAGATTACAAAATAACAGCATGTACTAGCCTATTAAAGTGGGTCCTTTCAATGGAAGCAAACGAAAGGCCAGTGTTTATGGAGACAGGAAAGATTTCATTAAATGTGGTGttatttgctttaagtcggTGCAAGGAGTATCTATACAGAAAAGAAAACAAGGATATTGACAAATCCGTTAGCAGCGTATCTCCCGGTCAGTGGAatgctttcttaaaaaaatattaccgtATAATAGCAAAAGACGACGTCTTCCAATTGGACACAGAGAACAAGTTACCTCTGTATATGGCATATGCAAAATTTTTACTCAAAGAAATGCACAAGTACAGGCCTCAGTTGAGTTGTGAAGGGTGCCATAACATCTGGATCATCAAGCCGGCGCATAATTCTAGAGGTAGAGGCATAAGAATGGCTTCTAGACTAGCAGTTATCACGAATCTGCTCAATAAAGCTAATGCAAAATACGTAATTCAAAAATACATTG AAGAGCCGTTATTGATTCACGAAACCAAATTCGACATTAGACAATATTGTTTAGTTACAAGCACCTACCCACTAGTTGTATGGATGTATAAAGATTGTTACTTAAAGTTCAGCTCGCAGAAGTACAATCTTAGGAGCTATCATGAATCCATACATTTGACTAACAATGCTGTTCAAAGGAAATACACCAACTGCGCCGGAAGACATGAGGAACTCCCTCATGCAAACATGTGGGATTCTGataaatataaagattattTGAACAGGATCGACAAGGGCAAAGTATGGGATAAAATCATCTACCCCGGAATGAAGAAATCTATTATTGGCATCATGTTAAGTTGCCAGGATTCTTTGTCAGTTTGCAAAAATCGCTTCGAGCTATATGGCTGTGATTTTATTCTAGACAAAGAATATAAACCGTGGCTTATTGAGATCAATTCATGTCCAGATCTAAACCACACCACCCCCGTAACCGCAAAAATTTGTCCGGCTGTTTTAACAGATATAGTAAAAG TTGTAATAGATCGCGCGAAAAATCCATCCGCACCAACGGGAAAATTTGAATGCATTTACCGACAGCCTATGACCATTCCGAGGTATGGAGGAGCTTTAGACTTATATGTTCGAGGTTGCTCTTTACCCAGTGATTACTTCTACAAAGGCAATATTGATCTAAGAGAGAATTACGACGATGATGTAGATATAGACAAAGGACACAATATTGAAACTATATTGGACAAAATAAAACAGGCGTATGACACCGACACGATCATGATAGAACCTGAAGATGATAGTCACGCGTGTGTGAAGAAAGAACAAGAAACAACAACCCATCATTCGCGATCTGACTACGAGTTAAACGTTGCAGCAACCGTGGTAACAGAACAGTTGGAAGAGCTAATGGATAGAATTGTTTCAAAACACAGTTCCAATATGAAAACAAGACAAGAAGCTTTATGTGCCACAGGTTCAATTAAATCATTTGCCTCTGCCCACATGGTTAAAAGTGTTACAGACTTCAAAGCTATGATAACCAAATCTATGAACCGATTTGTCTCTTTCGAAAATGTACAGCATCACGAAGCATTTGATTTTAGCCAGCTTGACGATGAACCCGTAGATAATGAAAGTGCTTATGAAGAAGATTCACCTAAAAAGATAATCAATGATTACAAGCAACTGGATGTGTTAAGACTGTTTGGGCAAACTAGTAAAGAAAGCGCCCAGTCCACATCACCTTCAACAGAAATCATGCTGGAAGCTACAACGAAACTGATTAATTTCATCAGTAAGAAAGAAAGGGAATATTTCATGGAACACAGCATTGTACACACATAA